Sequence from the Phragmites australis chromosome 6, lpPhrAust1.1, whole genome shotgun sequence genome:
TCACTAGTGCATACTAATGATGTTTCACCAATCAAAGGTATGGAtatcaatattatttttatgttacCTTCGGAATTTCGTGTTATAGATGAAGGTGAAGTGGCTCAATTGGACTTGGAGCCAAAAGAAGCTATTTTTGAGAAGTCAAAGAAGATGGATCGACACGTAAAACTGTTATATGTAAAAGGCCATATTAGTGGGAAGTCAATTTCAAGAATGCTTGTTGATGGTGGGGTTGTAGTTAATTTGATGTCATACTCAATTTTTCAAGAAGCTTGGTAGATATGATGATGAATTAATGAAGACTAATTTGGTACTCAATGGATTTGTGGGTGATTCTAATGAGGCAAAAAGTGTTATCTCTATGGAGCTCACTATTGGAAGTAAGACGTTATCCACCGTCTTCTTCGTCATTGAGGTGCAAGGTAATTATAGTGTTATTCTTGGGCGCAATTGGATTCATACAAATAGTTGTGTTTCATCTACCTTGCATTAGTTTTTAATTCAATGGGTGGATGATGATGTGGAAATAATATATACGAATACTTTGACCtatgtttccttggatgatGCTTCGGCCGATTGGAGATATGGCGATGCTAAATGTTTGTCAAGGCTTATCTTTCAtaatatgattttcttagtgtctccaAGGATGGATTTGTGCATGTGGTTGTGAAGCTGGTTTGTGATAATCAGTTAAATGATGTAGTGTATCAATGAGTAGAGATAGGAATTTAGAATGGCTACAAAAGCGTATGGAACAATATTGTTTAGATAGAAATGATATTTATGAAGCCATTAAAGACTTAAATGAGTTAGGTAAGTTAGGTCAAGGTTTTTCGTCGACTAATCTGTTAGAGGAGGTTGATATAGGATATGGTATTGTACCAAGGCCAACATTTGTAAGCAAGAATATAAAAGCAGATTACAAGGCTAGGGTGATCGAGCTGCTCAAAGAGTACATCAATTGTTTTgcttgggagtatcatgagatgtTGGGGCTTGACCGAGAGTTGTTAGAACATCGATTTCCCATTAAAACGAGATTTAGACCTTATAAATAACTACCTATGaggtttaatcctaacatgtatgaTCGACATAAAGAAGAAATAGACCGATTATTGAAAGCTGGGTTTATTAGGCCATGCATATATGCGGAttggatcatcaatatcatCCCGATTGAGAAGAAGAGCAGCAATAAGTTGCGAATTTGTATCGACTTTAGAGATTTGAATGgagctactcctaaagatgaatatcctatgcctatAGCTGATATATTAGTTAATGATTTTTCAGGACATAGAATAATTTGTTTCCTTGATGGTAATtagttataatcaaatttttatggcCAAAGAAGATAGGGCTAAAATGGCTTTCGTTGTCCTAGTTTTGTCGGattatttgagtgggtggtcaTGATATTTGGGTTGAAAAATACTAGTTCTACTTATCAAAGGGTTGTGAATTTAATCTTTCATGATTTACTTGGAGTTATATCAGAAGTATACATTGATGGTATGGTCATTAAATCAGGTGATAATGATTgtgaaagtacatctagcccctatgtgtgattttggtaattaatgacaatacctatggactaacaatggtgttaagtttgttagtagattgttccataggtgatgcatggatgagagacatgcatgacctctaggtgaatgggaagattgaaaatatgcatctagataaatgagctcttggtgatgctcataaaaagaagaagaagcttgagtgatgacaatgcctatggactaacaatcatattgagaattgctattaggttattccataggagatgcataaatgatgaagcatggattctttgagaaatgccatgagttcaaagaattgcatcaaaagtaaatgagcttttagtgatgctcatgagaagaagaataagctcaataagattagcaataagtttgaaggctaagttacttgtggagatcaagtaactaaaggtatgacttgtcaatagagttttatggactaacccgtgtgctatgtgtttaagaatgagtggggttaggttctatatgaagattgacaatatgcatgaaggctaataagttacttgtggagatcaagtaacttaaggtataaatgttgtcatttaggttttatggactaacccatgtactttgtgcttgagagtgagttggggttaggatccataaaaaggcataagttgaattgaaatcatatatgccaagagtgaagaacaagagtggactccatatatgaaaaagtgaattcattgaagatgtcgaatacaaagtggttttctatggcaagacggtgaagggcaagcaagactcggttgcgatggaccatccgtggtgaagggcaagcaaatggcttggcgccgaaggaccaaggcggtggtgaagagcgagtgaaggctttgcgccgatggaccgtgcgaggctatgggaagctatggatgattcacatcaatcatatgaagaatcaagaagagatggagtgaagaatatatggaagttggtaaccctcaaggtttgaaagaaaaagaagcggtacttgaaagttttcaaatgctcaaagtggttcaaacgagttttatctttgaatttgagtataggcatgccgcactattaagagggatgcaacgtgagctaattgtcgcgtctcagtgctcaagagttcccaaccaaacccaaagtgagagtttgttgttaagagtccggagcgaaaagtgcggaagtgtccaaaatgggttttggagtgttcctaatttgatcctatgtgttttaggtcatgaattcagttgggatgtgtagccctctgaataagctttccatagagtccaaaatcgtcgaaatcggactccggaatcaaaagttatcgccgtttttcggaggtcagctgtgctgtactcggagactccggtgaagaccggattctccggtacctggagtggccggagactccggtgtaggccggatattccggtaagttccagaaaagagtccaacggctagttttttgaagtgggctatttataccccactcaccccatcctttggggctgctgaaggggcacgaaagaacacatttttagagccaaaagaacctctcccactccattctagtgtgtgatttgagaataaaagtgagttgggttgagagattggaagattgagtgcaagtgagctaaatccattcttgagcacttgagttcttgacaagaagttctcgaagcgtttgttactcttggaggtgaagcctcctagccggctaggtgtcgccggtgagctcccgtgcttgtggtgagccgcggaaagtttgtgaaggtcgatctcgcctccggaaggaaagagatcaagttagtggaaaccgagctcaagtgtgaccgagcttggagaggaaagcggttgaaagagacccggcttgttggagcttcctcaacggagacgtaggattcacggtggtgaatctgaacttcgggaaacaattctttgcgtctcctctcttgtttccttacttttatgttcttactcaaatctgtgtgcatattgctcgatctacttgtttgtgtgtatttgagtgtaggttcttcgtgaatctacttagaatcatcttcgggaacacacgacatcacttggtttgagctagaactctctactcatttatttcattcagtttcgggctcagttcagtacagaacccggagaatccggcctttaccggagtttccggacctgtacacaccggagtatccggactacaccggagtctccggtgaacagtaatttcaggcatataaacagtgttttcagcctttttcaatttaagttttattgcatatctcttgctagaattgagtaatttttgtcaccttaggattgtaatttccacacttctttagggtgattgtacactagttgagcctagcatatttaggtttttctcttatgaaaaactcgttagtttatattccgctgcaagtttaggccaacggtagaaatggttgaatttttgtaaaaatgcctattcaccccccctctaggcgacatcattgtcctttcagattGTCTCTTAGCCGGTTTGAGgttagcttttgaaagaatgTGTCGGTATGGTTtgaaaatgaatccactcaAATGTGCTTTTGATGTGTTGACTGGAAAGTTTTTAGGATTTATAATACATAAGAAAGGCATAAAGACAGATCCTACAAAGATAGAAGCTATACAAAAGGTTCAAGCACCTACATGTAAAAGAGATATACAAAAGTTCTTTGGTAAGGTAAATTACTTAAGAAtatttatatcaaacttgttTGGAAAAGGTTAGTGCTTTTGCATCTATACTTTGGTTATAGAAAGAGACAGAATTTGCTTGGGAATAGAGCAGCAACTTGCATTTGAAGATATCAAGAAATATTTGCCAACTCCTCCGGTCCTTCGAGAGACTAAAGCCTGGTTACCTTTTCGGTTATACCTAGCTATGGGAGAGAACATGATCAGTGTTGTTTTAATAAAAGAAATTGATGGCAAGGAATATGCAGTCACCTATTTGAGCCGACGTCTCTTGAAAGAGGAGACTAGGTATGTCTTTATTGAAAGATTATGCTTATCATTGTATTATGCTTGCACAAAGTTGAGACATTACTTACTATCTAGTACTTGCGTAGTAGCATGTCAAACCGATGTGGTCAAATACATATTGTAAAGGATAAGTGATAGAATTTGCCAATAGGCCTATAcacttatagaatatgatttaGCTTATTAATACTTGAAATCTATTAAAGCTCATATTGTGGCGAATTTCATTGTTGACCATCAGATTGATGATAAGTATGATTTAGAAGTCGGCTATGTATCTGTTAAACCATGGAAAATTTACTTTGATGGTTCATCTTGCGGGGTAGGTCAAGGTATTGGTCATGTTTTTGTTTCACCTAGAGGtgttgtttttgaaacatcttgTTGTTTGAAGTACTTTTGTACTAATAACCAAGCTGAATATGAAGCTCTCCTGCTAGGATTAGAAGTTTTGAGTTCCATGGGTGTAAATAATATAGAAGTTTTTAGTGATTCGTTGCTAGTTGTACATCAAATTTTCGGTAATTATCGGTGTTTCGACGAATCACTAAATAGTTATCATGACAAATGTCTAAACATCATTGCTATTGGATGATTTTTCTATCAATCATGTGTCTAGAGATGATAATTTTAGAGCAATGACTTAGCACAACAAGCATCTGGTTATCAAATTGATATAGGCAAATTCTTTGTGATTGAAAGACATATGCTTGAAAATGTTGGTTATTGTATAGCCGGACATAAGTTCTTGGATTCGATTATGTCTTCTTCGGTGAGACAAAAGGTTGAAGTGGTTGAATCTAAGGATTGGAGAATACTTTTAATTGATTACTTGAAGGATCCAAACAAAAGTATTGATAGAAAGATATGGCGATAAGCcttcaaatatatattgttgaatgatgatttatatCGTCAATCAAGTGATTTTTGAAAAGAGTGGTATTTTGTTGGCctactatgcttaatgattgcTTCATGTATTATAAGGGATGTGCATGCCAACAGTTTGGTGATATGCAATTAGTTTTTATTGCTATGATGTGTCCTACTATGAAACCATGGTTGTTTCGAGGATGAGGCTTGGATTTCATTGATCAAATACATCATCCATCGTCTAAAGGTCATCGGTTTATTTTGGTAGCTACTGATTATTTCATCAAGTGGCTTAAAGTTGTTCCTCTCAAGAAAATGACACATAAGAAGGTGATTGGTTTTATTTTGAAGCATATTATTCATAGATTTGGCATTCTGTAAACTTTAACTACAGATCAAGGTACTTTATTTATGTCACATTAGGAACGTGAATTTGTCAAGTCATTGAAAATTCAGTTTCTCGATTCATCtccatattatgctcaggccaATGGTCAGGCCGAGTCTAATaacaaaattttgattaaacttataaagaagaaaatagaggaacacACTAAAAGATGGTATCAAGTTCTATCAGAGGCTTTATGGGCACATCGTATTATAGACATGGTTCCAATAAAGTAACACCGTATGAACTTATTTATGGACAAGATGTTGTACTACATGTTGAAGTAAATATTGGTGCTTTAAGATTGGCCGAGCAGAATAATATGTCGGATGTGGATTATTATAATCTAATGATAGACATGATTGATGAAGTGACATATGAAAGATTACAtgctttgagagaaattgagaaTGATAAATTAAGAGTAGTCAAATCTTATAATAAGAAGTTAAAAGCAAAGTTATTTCAAATTAGAGATCTTGTATGGAAGATTATCCTGCCGATTGGGTCAAATGACAATAAGTTTGGCAAGTGGTCTTCGAGTTAGGAAGGTCCATACAGAGTAGTAAGTATCGTTCTCAGAAATTCTTATTTGTCAGAAACTTTACAAGGAGAGAAATTGCATAAAGCTATCAACAGACGgtaacttgaagaaatattatcctAGTGTGTGGCAAACTACTTACATAAAACATAGTTAATGTGTTGCTTATCGTCGTTCTGAGGTACAACTGAAAATATTGTTTTGTGTCAAAAATGTCTATTTACCAAAacacagggggggggggcatgtgttgatgacaagatttgacaTCTATAGTGGTTATAGCAGTGATGTTAGGTTTAATGGGATATTGCTGGGACTGGTCAGATGCATGAAGGTGGTCTCTAGTTAAGGTGATCTCTGACTAAGGTGGTCTCTAGCTACGATGATCTTTGACCATTGACCATGACCAGTGACCACCAACCACAGTGAATTTTAGCGGTTGATCTCCGAATAGGTGGAAGAACTGAACGGATTAGAGCACATGGATACATCGAGTAATTGGTCTCTAAGTAAGTAGTCAAACCGAGAAGGTAGTATGCGAGTAGATGTTCGGGTTGATCATGTAGTCGAATCCATAAGGGCCAAActgcaataaaaaatattcgGGTAAATATATGAGAGTTTACATGATTGATttggaaagatatgttagttatagaaagtttgaagATCATGTGGCGTGACATAGCATAGCCGAATTATATTTGTTCTATTTGAATTAGAAGTTTTGATCTCTTACAACTAAGACTTACTGTCCTTTAAATATAAGAGAGTTATGATCAATTAAGAATCATCATCTAAATGATCAAacataatttatatattacCTTTTGGTTATGCTTAGTTCCTATAGTCtcattctttttttaatctatttgtCAGTTGTCTATGCTCTAACGGAATCCCTTCCGGACGTGAGTGACAATGAAAGGTCAGACGATACAGCACAACGACTAGAATATTATGGGTGTTGTTTGCCAAATATTACACACGAAATACTCAGTATTTAGTGTTGCATCTTTCCACATCAACAGCAGGCCACTGTGGCCGACCTGCGAGTGGGCCTGAGCGGCCAGTTAAGTGAAAACTTTTAAGCGAGTTTGCAAAGTAAAATGGGGTGCAACATAATTGGAGGGGTCATCCGAACAATTCCAGTAACTCCAGAGTAAAATGAACTTTTTTGAAGAAGGCTTGCCTCTGCGGCCTTTGTGCGACCTGCAACTGGGGCCTTTGTGCGACCTGCCCAGGCATAGCACACCACAACTAAATCAACGGTTCAAACTTCGTGGTGCACCGCAACTAAAATCAACGTTCCAGAATTCGTAATTAGCAGCACACGCAAGTTCAACAGAGGCCAAAGATTTGGAGACAGTTACAAGGGTTAAAACTCTCATCTGCAGAGCCTGCAACAACTGCTTTAAACACAGAGCAAGCATAACGCAACAATAGATACGGGCGACACCACGAAACTGACACAGAATATATGACAACAAAACTCATACTGTATAGATGTAGATGTACATAAGACGGTCGATAAATACGGTGACAGTTCTGTGAAGACAAAGACCGGGTTGATGGAGACGCACAGGCACCATGTTCCCGTTAACAAAATCGAGCTCCTCTGCACACAACTTAAGAGGAGCCCTCAACTCAAAATGTAGCATAGGCGAAGGCACCAGAGAAAGTTCAAAAAGAAAATGCAGGCAAGACTTCGTCTCCACACACCACCACTAAAAAGTGATGAAAATGTCTCATTCACTCTCCCCTCAGCACGGTTACTGGGAATTGCTGTACAACATGGGGTTAATTCTTACAGCGACCAAAATCTGGAAGCTCTCCCTGCGCCTTTCACCTTTCTCGGCCTTCAGGTTAACAAGCATATAGCTTCTGGGGAAACCAGTAGCACCATCTCGCCATGTTTCCCACCAGAGAAAATTGGTGACCCGCATCACGGAAGTTAATAAATACAGATGGGGGGATGTACCAACGAAACCAGAATCGAGAAAAGGGGTAAACTGAGAACTGGAAATGGGGTTGCAAAAAGTTATAGCTTGGGCCTTTGTGGTTAGCAATCCGGCAAGCAACGTTCAGTTACTCAGTGTCCTTGGTGGGACCTGACGTGTCAACTCCATTGGAAGATGTGTCACAATTGGTCAAGGCTGTCTGGATGTCATGTTGGTTTTCTTCACCTAAGGAAGTCCGGGATCTCCCTGACCTGGCTCGGATGTTAGAACCCATAGGGAACGGTTCCTGAGAGCATCAAAACAAAATGCCAAAAACTCAATCGTATGCTTTTTTCACATTGCATGCACAAATGCAGAGGAAGTTCTGAAATTATTAAACGGGCACAGAGACCAAATGAGAATGGTATGATTGCAAACTATGTAACATTCTTGCTTTGCTGCAATTTGAAGAAAAGGGTGACCATAATATGGTACACGGAATGCTTACCTCACATGTGAAATGTTTCTGATACACGGTATGAAAATGCAGATTGAAAGGTAACAGTTAACATTGTTATTTTCTGGAAATATGGATCCAAATAGAACAGGAGCTACCTATTGAAACTCCTCTACACACTCACTGCCACAAAAGGCGATGCAGCAAATGACAAGTGATGTTTTACCtccctcttttttttatatgaacaaAATCTACCGAGTATTTTAGGCTGGTATCAAGGGCATAGAGAAGACTAGTCACATGATAGCATCTGAAGAAGCAAGATAACAGAGGAGGGAACAATATCCAGCAAAAAACAAAGGTAACGAATCAACAAAAATACCTGATCTCCTGCATTAGGACCATCTGAGTGAAAGAGTATGGGGCGGCAACGCTTGTCCTCATTCATCAAACTGGAGTTCTGGAAATGAGCAATCAGGGCTGTTTTCCCTTGGATTCTGGCATAAGCGAGTGATGCCACCTTCTCACTGTTAAATTTCTCCCACTTTTTACCATTGAAAGactgaaaaagaagaaaaaaggctCAGAATGTCGTGTTCATATTCAAggtggattttttttctgaagttCAAATTTGACAAACTGCAAGCATTAATCAAAAGAACAACAGACATTATTGCCTTCATGTAATCAGCACTTGACAATTCGATAAATTTCTCACCTGATAAAATGGAATGATATGATGAGGATTGGTCATATTGATGAAAGCATAGCCAACATTACATTTATTCTGAAAAGTGGGACACAGATCTCAGTTAGTCATATGAATAGGCAAGTACAGTGTGAACAAATATGAGGCACTGGTTGCATATGAATAAATTTAAATTACCTTAAAGTCAATTGGCAAGTAAATAAAATCATAAGTTCCCTTATGACTTTCATCAATAGCAGCCAAAAGCATCTTTGAGGTGTACCTGAAACCAGAATGAGGCAACCAAAACATCAAAAATTGATGAGGCAGAACATAAATGTACCTTAAATTTTCTAATCTCAAACGCATACTTGTTGGGGATATTCTTTATCATTAGTGTAGTTCGGGAGTCATCCCCCCGCATAATACGCTCAATATCAAGCTCATACTGCTTTTTATTATCAGACTGATTAGCACTTGAGTCATTTCTCCGGCTTCTCATCCGCTCACCAGCTGAATCAAATGATGGAAGGGGAACCATAGGATTCCTTCCATGGAACATAGGACCCCTCTGCTGAGGAGATGGTGCACCAATCTGACCTGGAGACACAGTTGGATCCATGCGATTCCCACCAGTATGAGAAAATATGTTATTTAGCTCCACTGCATGAAGCTGAGGACTACCAGGAAATCCCATGCTTCCAACACTGCCAGGATGAAAAGTTGGCGCTTCTGTGAATTCCCCTGCATAGCCATGCCGCCTGTCCCAAAGTGATGGATTGATTGCTGGTGCAGAGCCCACATGATGATGGTGCATGGAAAGAATATTTTCGGGCATGTGCGATGGTGCTCTTGGAACTCCATGCATTTGAGCAGGGGGGCGAGATGGAACATTGTTTACATATGATCCTGGACTGTGCCACAGCACAGGAGAATTGGGAGGATGGTGGAAgttatttgaattattccacATTAACTGGTGACCACGGAGAGGGCCGCTTCCACTTCTTGAAAACCCAAGAGCTGTAAGGGAAATAATACCCATGTAGGGAATGGTAAAACAACAGATATTAATTTATCAATATCCACAGTATGTAATGCTTGCAATTGCTTTCGCAATCCTGATAAACCTAACAGCTTTATTACAAAGCATACATGCTTATAAGATGGAATTGAGAGGGAGTATGTTGAAACATAAAGGAGATAGCAGAAGCATAAAACAGGATATCCAAATTTACCTCCTTCGCCGGCACGATCAAATGAATGTCCATTGAGGTTGCCAGAACCTACTTTATGGAGATGTCTGCTGTCCACTGCTTCAGCTGTTCTCGAGTTGCTACTAACGCCAACTGGTGCCATGGTGTTTAAATTGTAAGGGGTGCCATTAGTTGTTCCATTGTGAACTTCGGGCAGGGAATGAGGATGGAGAGCACCCATGCCTTGAAAACCATAATTACTGTGAGTTGCAGCAGATGCAATTCCAATGGGAGAGGACAAACTTTGTGGTACGGTGGAGGATAGGCCTGGAAAAGACGCCTCTCTGAATGAGCTCATTGATGTGAGAAGTCCAGAATGTAAGCCCTGAATGCTCCCATTTTCGAGGCCAGAAGATGTGATTGTTGCCATATTAGATGAACCTTGCAGAATGACCATCCATGTCAGGAAATGCAGCTATAGACATAACATGTAttgatataaaaaaacaaacatcatACCAAATGAAGGCACTGGAGGGCTATTTGTGCTTGGATTCCCCAGTTTGCACACACTGAACTCTTCCTGTCCCAACTCTGGAGACATATGCTGCGTTAAGCTGTTATAAAGAACATTAAAATCAATGTCAAAGCAGTGGCTAAAACCAAATATTCATTCCCCATGCTTCCAGGTTCATATATGGCATAGAATTAGGATACGAAACAGTCACAAAAGAATACCTATTTTCTCCACAATTAAATCACTGACATTCATTTTAATCAATCTACAGAGTGCAACTAAACTTTCCTCACATACCTCAATATGGAGGTAAAGTAAGAACTAGGAAGTACAATATGAAGGAATGTAACAAAAAATATGTTTTGATACGCACATGAGAGCCCATATACAGAAAATTAAAAATCTAATATGTATCTACAGGAAGAGATTTTCCGAGtgacaaaagaaaatgaaaattaaGTTTGCTAATAACATGCATACAATCCTAGGAGGTACTGTCATACAGAAAGAGTGATGTCACTGAGTGACAGTGATGTCGAAGCAACACCAAACATGTGATTAGTGAACCATTCTTGTAAATAAAAGAAGGTTTACTCCAAATGTGGTCAAATGATCTATGTAAAATAAGGAGTACCCACAAAGCAATGAAGAAAGTATTTATAAAAATACGAGATGAACATCATGTTGACATCTCAAGTGGCATACCGTCTAGTGACACCCAGACGGCTGGTCTCCAATTTTATTTTCTTGCCAGCAATATCACTCCTGTTTAAAGCACGAACTGCAGCTTCAGCTGCTCTGACATCGTAAAATTCTATAATTTTGTGATTACCCTTTTGAGCAGTATCCCGAATCTGCAATTAAAATCTAAGACATTATAGTTACAGTTATAATACACCCCAAAAATACTTGCAGTTTGGACATGACAGTCTCCAAGTGTATCTTTGATCAGAGTTTCCTattataa
This genomic interval carries:
- the LOC133922082 gene encoding protein MEI2-like 4 isoform X1 produces the protein MPSQAMDQRRHLSQFSNLNGAASFSEELRLPTERQVGFWKSESLPHHIGSKSVASSPHEKPQPIGTKTAGRVEHLQPLRDQKTAFSLEHKLFGQERHVKLPSSPWRADQDPNYQSDSSLKAEALFPDRWRTNPNEAFNENGLFSSSLSEIFDKNLRLASKNVLLRQPVEKVDLNHVDDEPFELTEEIEAQIIGNLLPNDDDLLSGVLDEVGHTAHANNGDDVDDDIFYTGGGMELETDENKKMIELNGGGTDGLGLLNGTLNGEHPYGEHPSRTLFVRNINSNVEDSELKLLFEHYGEISSLYTACKHRGFVMISYYDIRSARNAMRALQNKPLRRRKLDIHYSIPKDNPSEKDINHGMLVVFNVDQSVTNDDLHRIFNDYGEIKEIRDTAQKGNHKIIEFYDVRAAEAAVRALNRSDIAGKKIKLETSRLGVTRRLTQHMSPELGQEEFSVCKLGNPSTNSPPVPSFGSSNMATITSSGLENGSIQGLHSGLLTSMSSFREASFPGLSSTVPQSLSSPIGIASAATHSNYGFQGMGALHPHSLPEVHNGTTNGTPYNLNTMAPVGVSSNSRTAEAVDSRHLHKVGSGNLNGHSFDRAGEGALGFSRSGSGPLRGHQLMWNNSNNFHHPPNSPVLWHSPGSYVNNVPSRPPAQMHGVPRAPSHMPENILSMHHHHVGSAPAINPSLWDRRHGYAGEFTEAPTFHPGSVGSMGFPGSPQLHAVELNNIFSHTGGNRMDPTVSPGQIGAPSPQQRGPMFHGRNPMVPLPSFDSAGERMRSRRNDSSANQSDNKKQYELDIERIMRGDDSRTTLMIKNIPNKYTSKMLLAAIDESHKGTYDFIYLPIDFKNKCNVGYAFINMTNPHHIIPFYQSFNGKKWEKFNSEKVASLAYARIQGKTALIAHFQNSSLMNEDKRCRPILFHSDGPNAGDQEPFPMGSNIRARSGRSRTSLGEENQHDIQTALTNCDTSSNGVDTSGPTKDTE
- the LOC133922082 gene encoding protein MEI2-like 4 isoform X2, whose protein sequence is MPSQAMDQRRHLSQFSNLNGAASFSEELRLPTEVGFWKSESLPHHIGSKSVASSPHEKPQPIGTKTAGRVEHLQPLRDQKTAFSLEHKLFGQERHVKLPSSPWRADQDPNYQSDSSLKAEALFPDRWRTNPNEAFNENGLFSSSLSEIFDKNLRLASKNVLLRQPVEKVDLNHVDDEPFELTEEIEAQIIGNLLPNDDDLLSGVLDEVGHTAHANNGDDVDDDIFYTGGGMELETDENKKMIELNGGGTDGLGLLNGTLNGEHPYGEHPSRTLFVRNINSNVEDSELKLLFEHYGEISSLYTACKHRGFVMISYYDIRSARNAMRALQNKPLRRRKLDIHYSIPKDNPSEKDINHGMLVVFNVDQSVTNDDLHRIFNDYGEIKEIRDTAQKGNHKIIEFYDVRAAEAAVRALNRSDIAGKKIKLETSRLGVTRRLTQHMSPELGQEEFSVCKLGNPSTNSPPVPSFGSSNMATITSSGLENGSIQGLHSGLLTSMSSFREASFPGLSSTVPQSLSSPIGIASAATHSNYGFQGMGALHPHSLPEVHNGTTNGTPYNLNTMAPVGVSSNSRTAEAVDSRHLHKVGSGNLNGHSFDRAGEGALGFSRSGSGPLRGHQLMWNNSNNFHHPPNSPVLWHSPGSYVNNVPSRPPAQMHGVPRAPSHMPENILSMHHHHVGSAPAINPSLWDRRHGYAGEFTEAPTFHPGSVGSMGFPGSPQLHAVELNNIFSHTGGNRMDPTVSPGQIGAPSPQQRGPMFHGRNPMVPLPSFDSAGERMRSRRNDSSANQSDNKKQYELDIERIMRGDDSRTTLMIKNIPNKYTSKMLLAAIDESHKGTYDFIYLPIDFKNKCNVGYAFINMTNPHHIIPFYQSFNGKKWEKFNSEKVASLAYARIQGKTALIAHFQNSSLMNEDKRCRPILFHSDGPNAGDQEPFPMGSNIRARSGRSRTSLGEENQHDIQTALTNCDTSSNGVDTSGPTKDTE